A genomic segment from Clostridia bacterium encodes:
- a CDS encoding glycosyltransferase translates to MRIAVVADTYDDTGNGTSVSARRFVNELRKRGHYVKVLSYSNTPEPDKIMFDQYHVPIFQPLVDKNRANLAKPDVKKFEEAFKDVDFVHIYLPLPFGWTAAKVAHKMGIPVFTAFHMHPGNITYNLKLNHFPCVERFIFRLIKRKLYSYSTDIHCPTQFVYDTLRAHGFKQELHVISNGYDDKKYYPMEVERPESWKDKFVIISVGRLSSEKKQDVLMKAIAKSKHKDDILLVLAGMGPLKKKYQKLAKKLKINVEFNFYSQDDLPKALNAGDLYVHCAQIEVESISCMEAFATGLVPVIGNSKKSATHYFALDDRSKFIDGDYKDLCNKIDYWIENPEELKIMSQKYAEHAKNYTLDKSIDKIIEVYHHFLQKHKNKNLKMPQKQAEEIKVDQVNPVEDKEYIRENIVS, encoded by the coding sequence ATGAGAATTGCAGTTGTCGCGGATACATACGACGATACGGGCAATGGCACTTCAGTCTCTGCCAGAAGATTTGTTAACGAACTAAGGAAAAGAGGACACTATGTTAAGGTATTGTCTTATAGCAATACTCCCGAACCTGACAAAATCATGTTTGATCAATACCATGTTCCTATCTTTCAACCTCTGGTAGATAAGAATAGAGCCAATCTTGCAAAGCCTGATGTTAAAAAATTTGAAGAAGCGTTTAAAGATGTGGATTTTGTCCATATATATCTTCCTTTGCCTTTTGGCTGGACAGCAGCTAAAGTTGCGCACAAAATGGGTATTCCAGTATTCACAGCATTCCATATGCACCCTGGCAATATCACTTATAATCTAAAGCTAAATCATTTTCCTTGTGTTGAAAGGTTTATTTTTAGATTGATTAAGAGAAAATTATATAGTTATTCGACTGATATTCATTGTCCTACTCAGTTTGTTTATGATACGTTAAGAGCACATGGCTTCAAACAAGAGCTTCATGTCATAAGCAATGGATATGACGATAAAAAATATTATCCTATGGAAGTTGAAAGACCAGAATCTTGGAAAGATAAATTCGTCATTATATCAGTAGGCAGATTATCAAGTGAAAAGAAGCAGGATGTATTAATGAAAGCTATAGCAAAAAGCAAGCACAAAGATGACATCTTGCTCGTTTTGGCAGGTATGGGACCTTTAAAGAAAAAATATCAAAAACTTGCCAAAAAGCTCAAAATAAATGTTGAATTTAATTTCTATTCTCAAGATGATTTGCCCAAAGCTCTTAATGCAGGTGACTTATATGTGCATTGCGCGCAAATAGAAGTTGAATCAATTTCTTGTATGGAAGCGTTCGCAACAGGACTTGTGCCTGTTATCGGCAATTCCAAAAAGAGTGCTACTCATTATTTTGCTTTGGATGACCGTTCCAAGTTTATAGACGGCGATTACAAGGATTTGTGCAATAAAATTGATTATTGGATTGAAAATCCCGAAGAGCTTAAGATTATGTCCCAAAAATATGCTGAACATGCCAAGAACTACACATTGGATAAATCTATAGACAAGATAATTGAAGTTTATCATCATTTCTTGCAGAAGCATAAGAATAAGAACCTAAAAATGCCTCAAAAACAGGCTGAAGAAATTAAAGTTGACCAAGTTAACCCGGTAGAAGACAAAGAGTACATAAGGGAAAACATTGTGTCATAA